AGCTAACTTTTTTAAGAGATTCCTGAATTCAATTATTCCGCTTGGATCAAGCCCATTAGTCGGCTCATCTAATATCAGAAGTTTAGGTGATGATACTAACGAAACTGCTAAAGCAAGTCTTTGCTTCATACCAAGTGAATATGTCTTTACTTTTCTATTAATAGCATCTTTTAAACCCACAAAGTCAACTATTTCCTTCAATTTTTCAGTATCTTTAATCCCAAAAATACGTGCAAATTGCAATATATTATCCCAACCGCTCATATATTCATATAACTCTGGATTTTCAACTATACAACCAATGTTTTTTAAAGCTTCTATCCTGTTTTCTTCAATATTATAACCAAAAACTTTAATGTTACCAGATGTTG
The nucleotide sequence above comes from Caldicellulosiruptoraceae bacterium PP1. Encoded proteins:
- a CDS encoding ABC transporter ATP-binding protein; amino-acid sequence: MGVVLELENVKKNYGKKEAVRDISFIIKEGEIVGFIGPNGAGKSTTIKMIVGLIRATSGNIKVFGYNIEENRIEALKNIGCIVENPELYEYMSGWDNILQFARIFGIKDTEKLKEIVDFVGLKDAINRKVKTYSLGMKQRLALAVSLVSSPKLLILDEPTNGLDPSGIIEFRNLLKKLA